ATGCTTTCACAGTCTCCTTGAGTTGCCTTATCCGACGTATGCACATGTTCCATTAGAAATTCAGATGATGTGGCTCCGTTCATTTGCGGTAATATCTTTTTGTAATGTAAATGTCCGCTTGGTTACAGATTAATTTCCACTTATGCATATGTTTGTTGTGTTTGCATGTTCATTGCAGCAAGATTAGAACTGGGACCCTGCTTTCACCAATGATGTGCGGACAGCCTTTAATTTGCAGGCTAGAGCAGTACCAACGAGCAACGTGACTGAGTGGAAGAAAAAGTGGAGCTGAAGAAGGATAAACCCATATGTCTGAATCAAGATGTGTGGGACGGGTTTAAAGCCGATTGGCAGCTCGATGCTACTGCACATATGGCAGCTACCAATTCTGTTATAGAAGAACAAGCGTGGTGGAAAAGGTGAAGCAGTACACAATGGTGGTGTTAAGACACGAGAGGAACGTGAGATAGAAATGGTAAgcgtaatattttttttcaacttttttaATTTCATCATATACATTGAACTGATACTCTTATATCATTTTGGTGTTTATTGAAGACTGCTGAAAGGGGTGGTGTGCCACCAGATTGGTTAGAATTGATGAGGGATATGCACACCAATAAACAAAACCGGTGAGGTGCAAGATCCTGTTGCGAGAGAGCTGTTGGCAACTCTGAGTAAGCTGAAGGAGGACAAAGAAGCACAACTTCAGCAGTCTCATCAGTTGTCTGCGAATGATGGATCTACAGCTTCTAACATGCTGTCCCGCGAAGAGATCAACCAACTGGTTCTCGAGGTATGTCTACTTTATGtggtcagtttttttttttctccagccTATAACTTAGAATTTAGGATTCGTTCTCAAGCTCCTAATATAGGTTTGGTTTCACTTCAGTAGAACTGTCAGTTTGAATTCAGTTAAAGGTTTGTGACTTTTATATATAGCAAAACAGAAACCGAGTCAGTTTATTTCTTCTTCAGTTAGATGTTGGATCGGTTACTTCAAATCCAGCTGCTTGAATATTACATGTTATATTTATAgttcttataaaatttaaaatctttctACTCTTCTTTTGTAGAATGTTCCTATTAAGAAGGGTCGTCTGTATGGTATCGGTCGTACCTCTGAA
The sequence above is a segment of the Brassica rapa cultivar Chiifu-401-42 unplaced genomic scaffold, CAAS_Brap_v3.01 Scaffold0706, whole genome shotgun sequence genome. Coding sequences within it:
- the LOC117130827 gene encoding uncharacterized protein LOC117130827, coding for MCGTGICTPINKTGEVQDPVARELLATLSKLKEDKEAQLQQSHQLSANDGSTASNMLSREEINQLVLENVPIKKGRLYGIGRTSEAISTSSSQLSVSSYFVEYC